From a single Paenibacillus sp. FSL R5-0345 genomic region:
- the ctaG gene encoding cytochrome c oxidase assembly factor CtaG, with the protein MLGLQYFSFAELWSPLFLAVMLLLTAGYFVWIGPIAGRYADAAPVPFWRRALFVCGMLALYLAQGGPVSLLGHIMFSFHMVSMALSYLVAVPLIMLGIPDFIWRRILKVNPFRRLSFLARPVVAALMFNGLFSLYHIPVIHDYVMLHFTVHRIYYIVLFLTAALMWWTLINPLPERRMASGLGKIGFIFLNMVLLTPACGLIIFADQPLYATYSDPETWALAMGYCISGDPSALLQNFGGPAFFELLSPKVDQQVGGIAMKFIQEFIFASMLAYVFYHWYKKENGQDDDEFSTPSSALEESTLTRA; encoded by the coding sequence ATGCTGGGATTACAATACTTTAGCTTTGCTGAACTATGGAGCCCGCTTTTTCTGGCGGTTATGCTGCTGCTGACGGCGGGATATTTCGTTTGGATTGGTCCGATTGCCGGACGTTATGCCGATGCAGCTCCGGTTCCATTCTGGCGGAGAGCGCTATTTGTGTGCGGAATGCTTGCGCTTTATCTGGCACAAGGGGGCCCCGTTAGTCTATTAGGGCATATAATGTTTTCCTTCCACATGGTTAGTATGGCCTTGTCATATCTGGTGGCGGTGCCGCTGATTATGCTGGGGATTCCAGATTTTATCTGGCGGAGGATACTGAAAGTAAACCCATTTCGTAGGCTGTCTTTTTTAGCTCGACCGGTGGTAGCTGCTCTAATGTTTAACGGACTATTTTCCTTGTACCATATTCCTGTTATCCATGATTATGTGATGCTGCATTTTACCGTTCACCGGATCTACTATATTGTTTTGTTCCTAACAGCCGCCTTAATGTGGTGGACGCTGATCAATCCGCTACCGGAGCGCCGAATGGCGAGTGGATTGGGCAAGATTGGGTTTATTTTTCTAAATATGGTATTGCTGACCCCGGCATGCGGACTGATTATTTTTGCAGATCAACCGCTCTATGCCACTTACAGTGATCCAGAGACTTGGGCACTTGCTATGGGCTATTGCATATCGGGTGATCCTTCTGCCTTACTACAGAATTTTGGAGGTCCTGCGTTCTTTGAGTTATTGTCACCAAAGGTGGATCAGCAGGTGGGAGGCATTGCGATGAAGTTCATTCAGGAATTTATTTTTGCCTCTATGCTTGCTTATGTGTTCTATCATTGGTATAAAAAAGAGAACGGACAAGACGACGATGAGTTTTCGACGCCCTCCTCTGCACTTGAGGAGAGTACCTTGACCCGTGCATAA
- the coxB gene encoding cytochrome c oxidase subunit II yields the protein MMKTWQAVKRLLPMTAMFGLFLAGCGREDLSVLRPQGPQAEMSYGLMELSISIMIVVLLIVFTIAAYVLIRFRRKPGQNEIPEQVEGSIKLEILWTVIPLILVVVLAVPTVKAVFAAGDDHANDKDAIKVKVTGHQYWWEFEYTDYKVTTAQDLIIPVGKDIAFELETKDVLHSFWVPSLSGKIDTNPAGTINRFSFSAPNEGVYRGKCAELCGPSHGFMEFKVKSVSEQDFQKWIDSMKAPVAVLPEDPALAEKFKAACLTCHAVGDQGINNAPNLTGIGSRESIAGILLNDDTREDGAPIEENLKTWLHDPQSVKPGNLMPNPKDLGLSDAEIDGIAEYLANYKLD from the coding sequence ATGATGAAAACGTGGCAGGCTGTAAAGCGACTCCTTCCCATGACCGCTATGTTTGGTCTCTTTCTTGCCGGGTGCGGCCGTGAGGACTTGTCAGTGCTCAGACCACAGGGGCCTCAGGCGGAAATGTCTTATGGATTAATGGAGCTGTCGATCAGTATTATGATCGTCGTGTTGCTGATTGTCTTTACGATTGCAGCTTATGTACTGATCCGTTTCCGTCGAAAGCCGGGTCAGAATGAAATCCCTGAGCAGGTTGAGGGTAGCATCAAGCTTGAGATTCTCTGGACGGTCATTCCGCTTATCCTCGTAGTGGTACTGGCAGTTCCAACGGTGAAGGCAGTATTTGCCGCAGGAGATGATCATGCCAATGACAAGGATGCGATTAAGGTTAAAGTAACCGGCCACCAATATTGGTGGGAGTTTGAGTATACCGATTACAAGGTGACTACAGCGCAGGATCTAATTATTCCAGTAGGCAAGGACATTGCTTTTGAACTGGAAACTAAAGACGTGCTGCACTCCTTCTGGGTCCCTTCCCTTTCCGGTAAAATCGATACTAACCCAGCCGGAACGATTAACCGCTTCAGCTTCAGTGCACCTAATGAAGGCGTTTACCGCGGAAAATGTGCGGAGCTATGCGGACCGTCTCATGGATTCATGGAATTTAAGGTGAAATCGGTTAGTGAACAAGATTTTCAGAAGTGGATAGATTCCATGAAAGCACCTGTAGCTGTGCTGCCGGAGGATCCTGCTTTAGCTGAGAAATTCAAAGCAGCGTGTCTGACTTGCCATGCTGTAGGTGATCAAGGGATTAATAATGCGCCGAACTTGACCGGAATTGGTTCTCGGGAGTCGATAGCAGGGATCCTGCTAAACGATGATACGAGGGAAGATGGTGCGCCAATTGAGGAAAATCTCAAAACATGGCTGCATGATCCACAATCGGTAAAACCGGGCAATCTGATGCCTAACCCCAAAGATCTAGGCCTAAGTGATGCGGAGATTGACGGCATTGCTGAGTATCTGGCCAACTATAAGCTGGACTAA
- a CDS encoding xanthine phosphoribosyltransferase yields MELLRQKVLKEGIVLGQGVLKVDSFLNHQMDPFLMREVGREFTRRFSGEEITKVLTIESSGIAPGIMTALELEVPLIFARKQKSLTLTEDIYVEKVYSFTKKETNEITVSKKFIAPGERVLIVDDFLANGEAAFGLARIVEQAGGSVVGIGIVIEKAFQPGNRLLQEAGYRVESLVRIASLEDGRISFVEEEEGLLS; encoded by the coding sequence ATGGAGCTGTTGAGACAAAAGGTGTTGAAAGAAGGTATTGTACTCGGGCAAGGCGTGCTCAAGGTAGATTCTTTTCTGAATCATCAGATGGACCCCTTTCTAATGCGTGAGGTTGGCCGTGAGTTTACCCGCCGTTTTTCCGGCGAAGAGATTACGAAGGTACTGACAATTGAATCTTCGGGGATTGCTCCGGGGATTATGACGGCATTAGAGCTGGAGGTTCCGCTGATTTTTGCCCGTAAGCAGAAATCGTTGACACTGACAGAGGACATTTATGTAGAAAAGGTTTACTCCTTCACGAAGAAAGAAACGAATGAAATTACCGTTTCCAAGAAGTTCATTGCTCCGGGTGAGCGGGTTCTGATTGTCGATGATTTCTTGGCGAATGGCGAAGCCGCCTTCGGGCTTGCTCGTATTGTTGAGCAGGCAGGGGGAAGCGTGGTTGGGATTGGTATTGTGATCGAAAAAGCATTCCAGCCGGGGAATCGGCTTCTGCAGGAAGCTGGCTACCGGGTAGAATCGCTCGTGCGAATCGCTTCGCTGGAGGATGGAAGAATTTCTTTCGTGGAAGAAGAGGAAGGGCTGCTTAGCTGA
- a CDS encoding DUF4870 domain-containing protein has product MSPFKSSTGLPDNIAGALCYFFPFIGGVIFLALEKRNRFVLFHALQSLLTFGVLMILHVLTGFIPFLGSLMSAILSLCSFAIWLLMIYQALSSRWYKLPWVGDIAESQIRHL; this is encoded by the coding sequence TTGTCCCCTTTCAAATCATCCACCGGACTGCCTGATAATATTGCAGGCGCGCTGTGCTATTTTTTTCCTTTTATTGGCGGTGTGATCTTTCTCGCTCTGGAGAAACGCAACCGTTTCGTGCTGTTCCACGCTCTGCAATCCCTGCTTACGTTCGGCGTGCTGATGATCCTCCATGTTCTAACCGGATTTATTCCTTTCCTCGGCTCCCTGATGAGTGCAATCCTTTCTCTTTGCAGCTTTGCTATATGGCTACTTATGATCTATCAGGCTTTGAGCAGCAGATGGTATAAGCTTCCTTGGGTGGGGGATATCGCGGAAAGTCAGATTCGACATCTATAA
- a CDS encoding ABC transporter ATP-binding protein, which yields MAIELRNVRKQRRSKTIGPLNLNLPQGYITALVGQNGSGKSTLLNLLLQLTNPEEGDIYWFENKYDSELPLELRQSIAYVPENSISEENHWNAEQAARFRKHWYPNWDESFFQELMDRFEVPYHMKLSKMSKGERRKFEIAAALASRPRLLLLDEPSSGLDPFAWKIMMETLRKYMEETNATMIISTHIVEEVRRLADYIVLMHRGELLGMAEKDSLFGAWTEVWVHVADEEELAELSAELPGGINFTMDTPGVASFIIEQFSKNEKRIQDLGVKVIKSRSLELDEILGLWTQGHRPILIDHKRGD from the coding sequence ATGGCGATAGAATTGCGGAATGTACGCAAACAGCGGCGTAGCAAGACAATTGGACCGCTAAACCTGAATCTGCCTCAAGGTTATATTACAGCTTTGGTAGGTCAGAATGGATCTGGCAAAAGTACGCTACTGAATCTACTGCTCCAGCTGACGAACCCAGAGGAAGGCGATATTTATTGGTTTGAAAATAAGTACGATAGCGAGCTGCCACTAGAGCTTCGACAGTCTATTGCATACGTTCCTGAGAATTCGATTTCGGAAGAAAATCACTGGAATGCGGAACAAGCGGCCCGATTTCGAAAGCATTGGTATCCGAACTGGGATGAGTCGTTTTTTCAGGAGCTGATGGATCGATTTGAAGTCCCGTATCATATGAAACTTTCGAAGATGTCTAAGGGCGAGCGTCGAAAATTTGAAATTGCTGCAGCTCTTGCGTCACGTCCACGTCTGTTGTTACTGGATGAACCCTCTTCTGGGCTTGATCCTTTTGCCTGGAAGATTATGATGGAGACGCTTCGTAAGTATATGGAAGAGACTAATGCAACGATGATTATCTCTACACACATTGTGGAAGAGGTACGGCGGCTGGCAGATTATATCGTGCTTATGCATAGGGGTGAACTGCTGGGTATGGCCGAAAAAGACAGTCTATTCGGTGCTTGGACCGAGGTGTGGGTACATGTTGCAGATGAAGAGGAGCTTGCTGAGTTGTCAGCGGAATTACCGGGTGGCATAAACTTTACCATGGATACACCGGGTGTAGCTTCTTTTATCATAGAACAATTTTCTAAGAACGAGAAACGCATTCAGGACTTGGGCGTAAAGGTTATCAAGAGTCGCAGTTTGGAATTGGACGAAATATTAGGCTTATGGACACAGGGACACCGTCCTATCCTGATTGATCACAAGAGAGGGGACTAG
- a CDS encoding cytochrome (ubi)quinol oxidase subunit III, translating to MTTAHAEASKDTLPHEPEKATLEGRNKVLAFWLFLGGEAVLFGTLFATFLALRNQTNEGPSANELFHLPLVAAATFLLLASSLTSVFAIQAMHRNRPAVLRNWLLVTVALGLSFLILEIYEFTQYVRHEEFGMTTSAFSSAFYTLVGFHGAHVAFGIAWISILIGQLMRKGLTVVTAPKIYVSAMYWHFIDVVWVFIFTVVYLLGKVG from the coding sequence ATGACAACGGCACACGCAGAAGCTTCTAAGGACACCCTTCCGCACGAGCCGGAAAAAGCTACGCTCGAAGGCCGAAACAAGGTACTTGCCTTTTGGTTGTTTCTCGGCGGAGAAGCGGTGCTGTTCGGCACGTTGTTCGCTACGTTTCTTGCACTGCGCAACCAAACGAATGAGGGACCTTCAGCGAATGAGCTGTTTCACCTGCCGCTTGTAGCTGCTGCAACATTCCTTCTCCTGGCAAGCAGTCTGACCAGTGTATTCGCTATCCAGGCGATGCATAGAAACCGTCCGGCAGTGCTTCGTAACTGGCTTTTGGTGACTGTAGCCTTAGGGCTAAGCTTCCTAATTCTAGAGATCTATGAGTTTACTCAATATGTAAGACACGAAGAATTCGGAATGACTACAAGTGCATTTAGTTCGGCATTCTATACACTAGTAGGCTTTCACGGTGCGCACGTAGCCTTCGGGATTGCATGGATCTCCATCCTGATTGGGCAACTTATGCGTAAAGGATTAACCGTAGTTACTGCACCGAAGATATATGTGTCAGCTATGTACTGGCATTTTATTGATGTGGTATGGGTCTTCATCTTTACGGTTGTATACCTACTTGGAAAGGTGGGCTAG
- a CDS encoding diacylglycerol/lipid kinase family protein — protein sequence MYLFIINPRSGGGAGGRTWHTVEALMKERMLPYMTLFTHSAEGAEALVLNTLKHREDWKAAIIIGGDGTLHSILGALRGKDIPMAIIPAGSGNDSARGFGIPLSTEAALEAALSERYIEADLISGANGLTLTAVANGFDAQVAENVNASRYKRLCNAIGAGQLAYIIGILHTLMTFKPCRVSVACDGTEHVFEKAWLVSVCNLPSYGGGLLICPQAKADDGQLDVCVVHGCSRGQLLRLFPTVLKGKHIALPFVSMLRGRSVAVNFAEARPAIGDGESFGNGPLAARCEPGALRVLSPLAAVSVQRHADPAAACGGNG from the coding sequence ATGTATCTATTCATCATAAACCCACGTTCCGGCGGGGGCGCAGGCGGGCGGACCTGGCATACTGTAGAGGCGCTCATGAAAGAGCGGATGCTGCCATATATGACCTTGTTTACGCATAGCGCAGAGGGTGCAGAAGCTCTCGTTCTAAATACACTTAAACACCGTGAGGACTGGAAGGCCGCGATTATAATCGGCGGCGATGGCACGCTGCACAGCATTTTGGGTGCCCTTCGCGGCAAAGATATTCCCATGGCGATCATTCCAGCCGGCTCCGGCAACGACTCCGCACGCGGCTTCGGCATTCCGCTTTCGACTGAAGCTGCACTGGAAGCCGCACTTAGCGAGCGATATATCGAAGCTGATCTGATCTCAGGTGCAAATGGACTGACTTTAACAGCCGTTGCCAACGGCTTTGATGCACAGGTGGCCGAGAATGTGAATGCCAGCCGTTACAAACGGCTGTGCAACGCCATTGGCGCAGGCCAACTGGCTTATATCATCGGCATATTACATACGCTGATGACGTTTAAGCCATGCCGGGTGAGTGTTGCGTGCGACGGGACGGAGCACGTCTTTGAGAAGGCATGGCTGGTCTCGGTCTGCAACCTGCCCAGCTACGGCGGCGGGCTCTTGATCTGCCCGCAGGCGAAGGCCGATGACGGCCAGCTCGACGTCTGCGTCGTACATGGGTGCAGCCGCGGGCAACTGCTGCGGCTGTTCCCAACGGTACTGAAGGGCAAGCATATAGCGCTGCCCTTCGTGTCGATGCTGCGTGGACGTAGCGTAGCCGTCAACTTCGCAGAGGCCCGGCCGGCGATCGGCGATGGCGAGAGCTTCGGCAACGGGCCGCTTGCCGCACGCTGCGAGCCAGGGGCGCTGCGGGTGCTCTCGCCGCTGGCGGCGGTTAGCGTGCAGCGCCACGCCGATCCTGCAGCGGCATGCGGTGGCAACGGGTAA
- a CDS encoding ABC transporter ATP-binding protein, which yields MEALKLESVMKQYGEKTAVNGINLTVGKGEIYGLLGANGAGKTTTMRMVLGLIYPDGGNILYNGKPYNSELQQIMGYLPEERGLYPKVKVSDQIVYLARLRGMSASDADKSLRYWLDRFEVPDYYNKKIEELSKGNQQKMGFIAAVVHKPQILILDEAFSGLDPVNVELLKDTVKELRDQGTSILFSTHRMEHVEELCRNITILDRSNTVVQGDIRTIKSGYPREQVLLRTDNEVTGLESIAGVTAVQRQERGYLLSISEIGAAQRILQQAMAQGEVEHFEIKEPTLNQIFIRAVGESHE from the coding sequence ATGGAAGCCTTAAAGCTGGAAAGTGTAATGAAGCAATATGGAGAAAAAACCGCTGTAAACGGAATTAACCTAACGGTAGGCAAGGGGGAAATTTACGGATTACTGGGGGCAAACGGTGCAGGAAAAACAACCACAATGCGCATGGTGCTTGGCCTAATTTACCCTGATGGCGGGAATATTTTGTATAATGGAAAGCCGTATAACAGCGAACTTCAGCAAATCATGGGCTATCTACCCGAAGAAAGAGGATTATATCCAAAGGTAAAGGTAAGCGATCAAATCGTCTACTTGGCACGTCTTCGCGGGATGTCGGCTAGTGATGCGGATAAGAGCCTTCGCTACTGGCTCGATCGGTTTGAGGTTCCGGATTATTACAATAAGAAGATTGAAGAGCTCTCCAAAGGGAATCAGCAGAAAATGGGCTTTATCGCCGCAGTTGTTCATAAGCCGCAAATTCTTATCCTTGATGAAGCCTTCAGTGGTTTGGACCCTGTTAACGTGGAACTACTGAAAGATACGGTAAAAGAATTGCGTGATCAAGGAACGAGTATCTTATTCTCAACGCACCGGATGGAGCATGTTGAAGAGCTTTGCCGTAATATTACGATTTTGGATCGTTCCAATACTGTCGTACAGGGCGATATTCGTACGATTAAGAGTGGGTATCCTCGTGAACAAGTATTGTTGCGTACGGATAACGAAGTGACCGGTCTAGAATCAATTGCAGGTGTAACAGCAGTACAGCGACAGGAGCGAGGTTATCTGTTGTCAATCAGTGAGATCGGCGCAGCACAACGTATCCTACAGCAGGCGATGGCGCAGGGTGAAGTGGAGCATTTTGAAATTAAGGAACCAACGTTAAATCAAATCTTTATCAGAGCGGTGGGTGAATCTCATGAATAA
- a CDS encoding DUF420 domain-containing protein: MDIFTVFPTISTSFIVLSAVLVAIGWWLIIKGKREAHKKTMIAAAIAALLFFIVYVSRTLFVGNTSWGGPDELQTIYQVFLIFHIVLATVAAVFGLTTLTLGFKAKYSKHRKWGRVTSIIWFITAITGVMVYVLLYVLYPGGHTKPVWEVILGA, from the coding sequence ATGGATATTTTTACGGTGTTTCCAACTATTAGCACATCGTTCATCGTACTCAGTGCGGTGCTCGTAGCTATTGGCTGGTGGCTCATCATTAAGGGCAAACGCGAGGCGCACAAGAAGACGATGATTGCTGCCGCAATCGCCGCGCTCCTGTTTTTTATTGTTTACGTATCTAGAACGTTGTTCGTGGGAAACACCTCATGGGGCGGACCCGATGAACTGCAGACGATTTATCAAGTGTTTCTGATCTTCCATATCGTGCTGGCAACAGTAGCAGCGGTATTCGGACTTACTACGTTAACTCTTGGATTTAAGGCGAAGTACTCCAAGCACCGTAAGTGGGGCAGAGTGACATCTATCATTTGGTTCATTACTGCGATTACTGGCGTTATGGTGTATGTGCTGCTTTATGTTCTGTATCCAGGCGGACACACTAAGCCGGTGTGGGAAGTTATTTTAGGCGCGTAG
- a CDS encoding GntR family transcriptional regulator, with product MWIPVQINENSAEPLYHQIETQLRSLIISGVITEGTLLPSIREFAGDLKCSVITVRRVYQDLENEGLLRTRQGTGTFVSHVGASAMEEYKREAISKALESAVDIGKSVHCSKEELEEIFQEIVELKYREQE from the coding sequence ATGTGGATACCTGTACAAATCAACGAAAATAGTGCTGAACCCCTCTACCATCAGATAGAGACTCAGCTTAGATCATTAATCATTAGTGGGGTCATTACAGAAGGAACGCTGCTACCCTCCATTCGTGAATTCGCTGGAGATCTGAAATGTAGTGTGATTACGGTACGACGCGTGTATCAGGATCTAGAGAACGAAGGGTTGCTACGAACAAGACAAGGAACAGGTACCTTTGTATCCCATGTAGGTGCCTCTGCAATGGAGGAATATAAGCGGGAAGCGATCAGCAAAGCCCTCGAGAGCGCAGTCGACATCGGCAAATCGGTACATTGCAGCAAGGAAGAGCTTGAGGAGATTTTTCAGGAAATTGTAGAACTTAAATATAGGGAACAGGAATGA
- a CDS encoding serine hydrolase domain-containing protein: protein MGQTTPLLTSAYNIVPAMTIALPEETATRREGLEQAHCVIQKEYPKMHSMLIARHGKLIFERYYGNHHAGTLNDLRSATKSFISAITGIAIDRGDIPDIDISVSKVLRKHVPYLHSPHLSKITLRHLLTMTSGFSWITGKKLGEPFVRNLHRSRRWGSFALSMNIIPEHIGQFQYRSIDSHLISMILSESTGLDAFTYAAEHLFSPLRMTHTAWLPSPEGHSMGHIGLYLNSRDMTKFGICLLNDGVYAEQQIIPNHWLQEALTAQTTGYPAFGDYGYQFWMGTMSGQPYKLAHGHGGQQILLLPKLDAVVVFTAESKTNNWKSPRKLLEKYIIPSMS from the coding sequence ATGGGCCAAACTACACCATTGCTGACTTCAGCTTATAACATAGTTCCCGCGATGACCATCGCGCTACCAGAGGAAACTGCAACGCGTCGGGAAGGTCTTGAACAGGCTCATTGTGTAATTCAAAAGGAATATCCAAAGATGCATAGTATGCTTATTGCCCGCCACGGTAAGCTAATCTTCGAACGATACTACGGCAACCATCATGCCGGGACATTAAATGATCTTAGATCTGCTACCAAAAGCTTTATCAGCGCAATTACCGGAATTGCTATCGATCGGGGAGATATCCCCGATATCGATATTTCGGTTTCCAAGGTACTACGTAAACATGTTCCATACCTTCACTCCCCTCATTTATCCAAAATCACTCTCCGTCATCTGCTCACCATGACTTCCGGATTTAGCTGGATCACGGGCAAAAAGCTAGGAGAGCCTTTCGTCCGGAATCTCCATCGTAGTCGACGCTGGGGTTCCTTTGCCCTTAGTATGAACATAATTCCGGAACATATCGGTCAATTTCAATACCGTAGTATTGACTCCCATCTGATTTCGATGATTCTTAGTGAAAGTACAGGTCTCGATGCGTTCACCTATGCAGCTGAGCATTTATTTAGCCCTCTCCGAATGACTCACACCGCTTGGTTACCAAGTCCTGAGGGACACAGTATGGGACATATTGGTCTATACTTGAACTCAAGAGATATGACTAAATTCGGAATTTGTTTACTTAATGACGGTGTATATGCAGAGCAGCAGATCATTCCAAATCATTGGTTGCAAGAAGCGCTAACCGCACAGACTACGGGATATCCGGCTTTTGGAGATTATGGATATCAGTTCTGGATGGGTACAATGAGCGGTCAACCCTACAAGCTTGCGCATGGGCATGGCGGACAGCAAATCCTTCTCCTGCCAAAGTTAGATGCGGTTGTGGTCTTTACAGCAGAGAGCAAGACAAACAATTGGAAGAGCCCTCGTAAACTGTTGGAAAAATATATTATACCCTCAATGAGCTAA
- the ctaD gene encoding cytochrome c oxidase subunit I translates to MDWLTTVDHKKIAILYLWAGGLFFGIGGIEALLIRWQLIKPMNDFLDAQTFNELITMHGTTMIFLGVMPVIFALMNAVIPLQIGARDVAFPFLNALGFWTFLFGGILLNLSWVMGGAPDAGWTSYTPLSTSTYSTTHGVDFYTIGLQIAGLGTLIGGINFLATIITMRAPGMTYMRMPMFAWTTFITSAIILFAFPAVTVGLVLLTFDRILGANFFEVGAGGNPVLWQHIFWIFGHPEVYILILPAFGIISEVIPTFSRKRLFGYSSMVFATILIAFLGFMVWAHHMFTTGLGPVANALFSVSTMLIAVPTGIKIFNWLFTMWGGQVRFTTPNLFAAGFIPTFTMGGVTGVMLASAPADFQFHDTYFVVAHFHYVIVGGLVLGLFAGLHYWWPKMFGKMLSEKLGKWTFWTFIIGFHLTFFVQHFLGLMGMQRRVFTYLPNQQFDLLNLVSTIGAGLMGVGTIIFLVNCFITSRKPADAADDPWEDGRTLEWTIPSPPPEYNFKQTPLIRGIDAFWKEKMAGNKGMTPAEPVGSIHMPSATILPFTMSVGIFIAGLGFMFSRDDFGNAFMSFLFNNYIVTAIGLIITFGSMLIRSLYDDHGWHIEPEELEGSERT, encoded by the coding sequence ATGGATTGGCTAACAACCGTCGATCATAAAAAAATCGCAATTTTGTACCTATGGGCCGGAGGATTATTTTTTGGTATCGGCGGGATTGAAGCACTTCTGATTCGCTGGCAACTCATCAAACCAATGAATGACTTTTTGGACGCCCAAACGTTTAATGAACTCATTACTATGCATGGTACGACGATGATCTTCCTCGGCGTCATGCCAGTCATCTTCGCCTTAATGAATGCCGTCATACCGCTACAGATTGGTGCGCGTGACGTAGCCTTTCCTTTTCTAAATGCTCTTGGCTTCTGGACCTTCCTGTTCGGCGGAATTCTACTGAATCTCAGCTGGGTAATGGGTGGCGCTCCTGATGCCGGATGGACCTCCTACACCCCACTATCTACGAGTACATACAGCACTACACATGGTGTAGACTTTTATACGATCGGTCTTCAAATTGCCGGATTAGGTACCCTTATCGGGGGGATTAATTTTCTAGCCACGATCATTACGATGCGTGCGCCGGGAATGACCTACATGCGGATGCCGATGTTTGCTTGGACTACTTTTATTACTTCCGCAATTATTTTGTTTGCATTTCCAGCAGTTACAGTAGGTTTAGTACTGCTGACATTCGACCGGATTCTTGGAGCCAATTTCTTCGAGGTTGGAGCTGGGGGTAATCCGGTGCTATGGCAACATATCTTCTGGATATTTGGTCATCCGGAAGTATATATCCTCATTCTACCTGCCTTCGGAATTATATCGGAGGTCATCCCGACTTTTTCGCGTAAGCGACTGTTCGGGTATAGCTCGATGGTGTTCGCTACCATCCTGATTGCCTTCCTGGGCTTCATGGTTTGGGCTCACCATATGTTCACTACCGGACTTGGTCCTGTAGCCAACGCGTTGTTCTCTGTTTCGACGATGCTCATTGCAGTTCCGACCGGAATTAAGATTTTTAACTGGCTGTTCACGATGTGGGGCGGGCAAGTGCGTTTCACGACACCAAACCTGTTCGCGGCAGGATTTATTCCTACCTTTACAATGGGTGGTGTAACTGGTGTCATGCTGGCATCGGCGCCTGCTGACTTTCAGTTCCATGACACGTATTTTGTTGTAGCGCATTTCCACTATGTTATTGTCGGCGGCTTGGTGCTTGGCTTGTTTGCAGGTCTGCATTATTGGTGGCCGAAGATGTTCGGTAAGATGCTAAGTGAGAAGCTGGGCAAATGGACCTTCTGGACATTTATCATCGGATTCCATCTGACCTTCTTTGTACAGCATTTCCTTGGACTTATGGGGATGCAGCGCCGTGTATTCACTTATTTACCGAATCAGCAATTTGATTTGCTGAATTTAGTCAGTACAATCGGTGCTGGGCTGATGGGTGTCGGTACGATTATTTTCTTAGTGAATTGCTTCATAACTTCAAGAAAGCCAGCAGATGCAGCGGATGATCCGTGGGAGGATGGACGTACGTTGGAATGGACGATTCCTTCGCCACCGCCGGAATATAACTTCAAGCAAACGCCGCTTATCCGTGGTATTGATGCATTTTGGAAAGAAAAAATGGCAGGAAATAAAGGTATGACTCCGGCAGAACCGGTAGGCTCGATCCACATGCCGTCTGCAACCATATTGCCGTTTACTATGTCTGTTGGGATATTCATCGCTGGACTTGGCTTTATGTTTAGCCGGGATGACTTCGGTAATGCCTTTATGAGCTTTTTATTTAATAATTATATCGTTACTGCGATTGGTCTTATTATTACATTTGGATCTATGCTGATACGTTCACTGTATGATGATCACGGATGGCATATTGAACCCGAAGAGCTGGAAGGAAGTGAGCGGACATGA
- a CDS encoding cytochrome C oxidase subunit IV family protein encodes MTTDQHVPENGGYKHRHRHEGPQRHIVVFILSIVLTLIAFAAVAAGGVNATFAVILLLVMAVIQVIVQMGFWMHLKDKGHLMPIIFMLGGFFIAGTCIIMSLYWVWWN; translated from the coding sequence ATGACGACAGATCAGCATGTGCCAGAGAACGGCGGGTATAAGCATCGTCATCGGCATGAAGGACCACAGAGGCATATTGTTGTCTTTATATTGTCCATTGTCTTGACCTTAATTGCTTTCGCCGCTGTTGCGGCTGGAGGGGTGAATGCCACCTTTGCAGTTATTCTTCTACTGGTAATGGCAGTCATTCAGGTCATTGTACAGATGGGTTTCTGGATGCACCTGAAGGATAAAGGACATCTAATGCCGATTATCTTTATGCTGGGTGGTTTCTTTATCGCTGGTACCTGTATTATCATGTCGCTGTATTGGGTTTGGTGGAATTAA